The Vigna angularis cultivar LongXiaoDou No.4 chromosome 9, ASM1680809v1, whole genome shotgun sequence DNA window TTTACTTCTGGTCAGCAGGGCATGAGATTGGTTGCAAAGGAAGAACAGTTTGAAATTGACAAAGTAGATAGTGCAGAGACAAACCGCAATAGGAGTGAGATTGAAATAGAAACAAACATATTAGATCCACAACAGTTACGGCTTCAGCAACGATTGCCACAGCATGCATTCATGAGACCCAATTTTCCGCAGGCAGCCTGGAACCTGGGTCAGCATATAGAGAAAGACACAAAAAAAGATGATCAGCATCAGAAAAGGAAATCAGTTCAGAGTCCTCGGTTATCGACTGGAGCGTTACCTCACTCCCCATTATCTTCAAAATCAGGTGAATTTTCCAATGGTGCAATGGGACCAAGTTTTGGACCATCTTCAATGGCTGCTGTGGGAACAGTACAGAAAGACAAGACTGCAATGGTCTCTGTTCCTACTACTGTTGGAACTCCATCTAGTGATTCTACACAAAGACAGCAGCAACAGGCACAACTAGCTGCAAAACGAAAATCTAATTCCCTTCCTAAGACTCCAGCCATGAATGGAGTTGGCTCTCCTGCTAGTGTTGGTACAACCAGTGTCCCACTGAATGCAAATAGCCCCTCAGTTGTGACATCGAGTTTGGTTGATCAAGGCCTTCAAAATATGCTTGAACGATTCTCTAAAATTGAAATGGTGACAATGAGGTAttctgttttgaattttaaactGCATCCCGATGTCTTTTATATTCCACATATTTATTCTTAGAAAAATAATGCAAATATTCTGTGATTGCGTAGCTTCGACCAATATTTAATCTGTTAtcttagtttttattttctctaataaTCTGATTTATTTTAATGGATTAGCCTTTGCTCTTTATTTGAAACAAATGTTGATGTCATGTTTCGTGTTGTGTTCTTACAATTATGGTGCGGACTTCTTCAGGCATCAACTTAACTTTAAGAAGAACAGGGTCGAGGAttttcagatgaagaagcaaaatGCATATGTAACAACACATATAGCACCACATATTGCCAATTCAACTAATAATGAGGGAGTGATAGATGATTCAATTTCTTTGTCAAAGTCACTTATAGGTGGGAGTATGAATGCGTGTAAAATGAGAATAATAACTTTATGTGTGCCTGAGCGTGTAGTTCAAGGTTTGTATCAATTTATCTACCTTCttggaaatatatattttttcttccttatttGACATTCCATTTTTATACAGGAAATCATGTTTCTCTAGTTCCAAGGTTGCGAACTAGGATGATAATATTTGAGAAATCTGATGGTACTGTGGCTCTGTATTACGGGGATGTTGAAGACGCTGATTACCTAGCTGCAGAGGATTATCTCCTCACTTTACCAAATACTGTAAGTTCCACTgtaggcatatatatatatatatatatatatatatatatatatatatatatatatatatatatatatataatccttAAAAGTAGTTTTATGAGATTGAGATAAGTCAAATTTACATTGCAAGACTATGTTAAAGCCTATCCTAGATTCATTAAAAGGGGTGACCTGCCATCTTTTTATCACATCAAAAAGTCCAACAGTGTTGGGTatatcgaaaaaaaaaaaatctaagtgCCAAATTGAGTATGATAGATTGCgtgaagaaaatataattgagGGACAACCCTTACCTGAAGATGGGTTTTGAGGTTTAGTTAAGCTCCATCCTTTTTCCTAACACAAACACTAAGGATGAAGTTAGATGTGTATGTTCTGcttaaattatttcatattttaatctaTTGTTCATTTTAACCTTTTTGAAGCCTTTCAATCCAAATATTCATTTCctacctattttttttatcttatatgcTCTTTCTTCACCTAGTCAAACCTTACGCATTTGAGACCTTTTGGGGAAATCtaattttttgttgatttcTTCCCATTGCTATTTCCTTTCATTCTATTCCATGTACAAAAGGGGCATATTGTCATAATTTTGTCATATATTACTTCCTTTCATACTGGCACGGTTTATCTTGCttccaaattatatattaacttgGATTGTACTTCTCCATTGTCATTTTGGGAGGATAGTTTTTACCGATAATGTGTTAACTCTGAACATTAAGTTAACAGTTCATTGGTCGTTGACATGAATTTGTTAATTTCTTAATGAACTTgttaagagagagagagagaaacatgAGAGCACAGGATAAATTTCGTGTATTTAGACCACAATCTATaggtgaaaaatataattataaagtatttagtGATCTTATTTTAggctaataaattaaatatataatcaatcaaattaatttaagtatCCACCATTACTATGTTTACAAGATTCTAACAGAACTGTTAAAGTAGAGCAAGCATTTGATTTATGTATGGGATTTTCTGTAAGTTTATTCCTCTGATTTATATAAGGGGTTTTCTACAAGTTTATTCCTCTGATTTATATAAGGGGTTTTCTACAAGTTTATCCTCTGATTTATGTAACCTTTTTGTGAATCAGCATTCTGCGGATTTGCTTGCTCAACAGTTCTGTTCACAGGTATGTCACTCTATATAAAACATACATTCGTCAATTGGTTTTCTGAATATTTTAATCTTCCTATTGTAGATGATACGTGAAGGATATGTGAAGGAAGATGACCGGATCCAACTTAAACCAAACCTTGTTAACCTTCCATCGGGCAATCAATCTACTGCTCCTAATAATGTTGTAGTTGAAATGCAACAATATGGAGAATCCGTTCCTGGCCAGTCATCTAATGAAATTGCCAAACCAGTTTCTGGAAATAATGCATCCATAAACCTATCCCAGAATCTTGTAACAAACTCAAGGATGTTGCCACCTGGAAACCCCCAAGCCTTACAGATTTCTCAAGGACTTCTCTCTGGTGTTTCAATGTCTTCAAGACCGCAGCAACTGGACTCACAACAAACTGTACAGCATCAGCAGCAGCAGATGCAACAAAATCAACACACACTCATTCAACAGCAGAATTCCCAGTTCCAGAGATCTTCTATGATGCTTGGGACAAATCAGCTTTCACACTTAAATCCAGTCGGACAGAACTCCAACATGCCGTTAGGTAATCACATGCTCAACAAGTCTTCAGCTCTCCAGATTCAGATGTACCAgcaacagcagcagcagcagccacAAATGCAAAGGAAAATGGTGGGACTTGGAACCAATGTGGGAATGGGTAACTTGAGAAACAACCTAGTTGGGCTTGCACCCATGGGCAATACTATGGGGATGGGAGGTGCAAGGGGAGGAATAGGAGGAAGTGGAATCTCAGCTCCAATGACATCTATAGCGGGCATGGGAAATATGGGTCAGAACCCAATGAATCTTAGCCAGACTTCAAACATTACTAATTCCATAAGCCAACAATTCAGGTCTGGATCGCTAAATTCCACATCTGCTGAGATTTTATCCAAGCTTAGATTGGTACCGACTCGAAGTATGATGGGTTCCCCTCAGTCAAACTTAGCTGGCATCTCTGGTGCCAGACAAATGCACCCTGGTCCTGCTGGTCTTTCAATAATGGGTAGGACTAATGCAATGCAACGGCCGATGGGTCCACCAAAGATGATGGCCGGGATGAATCTTTATATGAatcagcagcagcagcaacatcAACAACCCCAACAACAGCAGTTACAACTACAACAACAGTTGCAGCAGCAGCAACAGCAAGAAACAAGTTCACAATTGCAGGCAGTTGTTTCTCCCCCACAGGTGGGATCTCCATCAATGGGAGTTCCACAGTTGAACCAACAAACACATCAGCAAGCAAGCCCTCAGCAAATCAGTCAACGAACTCCGATGAGTCCCCAAATAAGCTCAGGTGCAATTCATGCCATAAGTGCCGGTAATCCCGAAGCTTGTCCTGCCAGTCCACAGTTGAGCTCTCAGACCCTCGGCTCTGTTAGTAGTATAACAAACTCCCCCATGGATATGCAAGGTGTTAACAAGAGTAATTCTGTCAGTAATGCACAATGAAGTTACACTGCCCCTCCAACCTAGGTTGTTGAAACCTTGGAACCAAGCACATGATGTTGAATATTTGTGCATTAAAGTATGCCGGAAATTgataattatttacttattaataAACATAAAGCATATTGAATAAATATGCTTATGCTTTGTAACTATAGGGGGATCACATGTCTTGTGTCTGTTGTAAATAGTTTATTGTTCTTTTTTGCACCCATTGGACACATCAGTTAAAGTTTTAACGATATTTAGGCCAATATTAgctattttattctatttttatagttttggtaGGATTATTCTTTAGCTATTTTATCAAGCATAGTAACAAGTTATGTTTTTTGAAAGTACATCAATAGCAAAAGCTTGTATTCGAAGCTAACGTAATCATTattaatcacaatcacaataacttaATGTAAATATACACTAAAATTTCCAAATATATGAAACAAAAACTAGTAAATAGTaatgaattttgtatttttaatattgggGGATACAAGTGTACCCTtagatttttgtaaaattttaggCTTTAATGCATCCTCATAATTTCTTTCCGCACTCCTCAGACTTTTGAAATGTCCATTTTACTATCTTGAAAAGTTACTTTTGGATTCCATATTTAGGAAGTTTTTCGAAACAGACTTCTCAAAAATTCAGAACAATAATTTTGGAACAATTTTCGAAATAGAACTTTTCAAACGAAATTTCTAGAATATAATTTTCGGAACAGAATTTTTAGAATGTATGAAATGTGCTTCAGAAAATCGAAACTCAAAAAATACCTTTTAGAATGTATGAAATGTGCTTCAGAAAATCGAAACTCAAAAAATACCTTTTAGAATGAATTTTTGAGAATATTCATATATGAAATATGTTTCTGAAAAAAGTTTTTCGCAATACgttctgaaaaaaaataattcggAATCAATTCTTTTGTTGCGTCAGTAATGTGGTGAAAGAAGCAAAAATGGTGGCATGATGTGGTATAAGTATGAAGGGTGTTTTAGTCCTTTTATAGTATTGTAGGAGTGCAGTTAATAATTGTGGAGGTAGATAGCCAAAgtttaacttttcattttactttAGAATCTGGAACCTTTTGACCTAATACTATTTTACTGGATTAATTGAATCAAATCCTATATATAGTTCATCACTACGtgtgttagaaaaaaaattctttttgagttccataaattttaaatagtcattttatcccttttttttcatataacgTGATGTGGAAATTTTGTCTTGTTCGGAAGTTTTTCAGATTATGCATTTCATAAATAAGAATAACGTGTATTCCagaacttaaaaaaatattatacattatatatatatatatatatatatatatatatatatatatattatataatttatttattaatgtggAGTAGCTGTGctgaaagttttttttatcaatgttttAACTCTTTAATAaccattttaattttagaaaattgaaattgatatgaatttttgttgaaatataataaaataagtttaacattattaaattaaataaaaaattgggaatagtaaaaaaatatcaaatttatacCGTTATTACGTACCAGAGTacctaatatttattttgtagaatGTGACTATAGATAATAAAGAAACAAGAGGAAAAGCTTAAGccttagaaaaatatttaacaagaCTGAAGTGAAAAGAAACAAGAGGGAAACACACCACAAAATCTTGTAACGACAGACACAATTTGTTCTATTTTCCAGTTAAAAAACCCAGAAACATTTGAATGGCACAATATATGAAATCATGCCcccataatttttctttaattcatGCATTCCCTTTGTCTCTAAGATCATGTAAGAATTTGCATTTGTCCCCAAAATAGCACCTTCCACGGGAATAATGTCTGCACACTTGATTTATCTTAAAGCTTTCTCTGTTGGGGGCCATAAATGGGTGAGAATGGTTTGCATTTGCCAAAGGTATTCTATGATGAGTGCCCATTTCAGCCATGTTAGGGTGGCAGTTCACAAATCTAGGGAGGTTTTCTCTGAAATGGGGGTCTGCATAATAGTTTGCACCAGTTTCTGCTCCTCGCACACGACCAATATCAAAAGTATTCCTAAAGTCACTTGTGTGATTTCTATGCATACTGTGAACAGCAAATGATGTTCCTCCAAAAGTTGCTgctgaattatttaaaatacagtATCTTTCTTTCATCATATTGACAGATAAAACTGAATTTCGAGATGGAAATTCAGGGTTTTCTGGATTAATGACTACATTTGTTCCTTGAGGTTGATATTGTGGCCTTGTAATGTGTGAATTTGATTGACGTTGGTTCCTTGCTTCCTTTTTGGAGACCCTGAACATATAACGCAGAAAGTAcatgaaattattttgtaatcataAGTAGTTAGTACACTTAACAGTGGCAGTGTAGAAGACAAAATACTTTAAATCTGAAATGAAGTACCTATTTTCCTTAGTATGtttcctcttctccttttcttg harbors:
- the LOC108347422 gene encoding protein PHYTOCHROME-DEPENDENT LATE-FLOWERING isoform X2, translated to MESKEHLMLCATLLVSLSLYFYIYICCVELKRFNSTQHSTFDSLSLLRCFCFWLISRVLLSLLFPSKLCSHSMGVSFKVSKTGTRFRPKSIPQPHEAASDNSKSQSGLVEAGEKIAQIPQSSSSETLSLAEREASFTLNLFADGYSIGKPSEAIESGHLPGDILDDIPAKYLDGALICEVHDYRRCSFEKGSSVSAEGSPTVSKVCLKMSLENIVKDIPSITDKSWTYGDLMEVESKILKSLQPRLHLDPIPKLDRLCESPLPAKLNLPRKRLRNMPEFAVTSTNKIHGKKVCIDRVQEASISRLGDLGNTSSNAIVQQTHENPSMQNLTPNIAMALRPKNFIPDSSIPNFPMMSHQQRYAMAVGTTRSLQEQGPVPSINSSGASPSAQDVMISYADHANSSASLHGKRDQDGQASPLPNIAKRMRPTAAVVEAMQHQQIGSHVESLQGTDMNWQNTLQQQALARGIQYGSGGIQKFPQQVFEGGMNQEMGPVSFTSGQQGMRLVAKEEQFEIDKVDSAETNRNRSEIEIETNILDPQQLRLQQRLPQHAFMRPNFPQAAWNLGQHIEKDTKKDDQHQKRKSVQSPRLSTGALPHSPLSSKSGEFSNGAMGPSFGPSSMAAVGTVQKDKTAMVSVPTTVGTPSSDSTQRQQQQAQLAAKRKSNSLPKTPAMNGVGSPASVGTTSVPLNANSPSVVTSSLVDQGLQNMLERFSKIEMVTMRHQLNFKKNRVEDFQMKKQNAYVTTHIAPHIANSTNNEGVIDDSISLSKSLIGGSMNACKMRIITLCVPERVVQGNHVSLVPRLRTRMIIFEKSDGTVALYYGDVEDADYLAAEDYLLTLPNTHSADLLAQQFCSQMIREGYVKEDDRIQLKPNLVNLPSGNQSTAPNNVVVEMQQYGESVPGQSSNEIAKPVSGNNASINLSQNLVTNSRMLPPGNPQALQISQGLLSGVSMSSRPQQLDSQQTVQHQQQQMQQNQHTLIQQQNSQFQRSSMMLGTNQLSHLNPVGQNSNMPLGNHMLNKSSALQIQMYQQQQQQQPQMQRKMVGLGTNVGMGNLRNNLVGLAPMGNTMGMGGARGGIGGSGISAPMTSIAGMGNMGQNPMNLSQTSNITNSISQQFRSGSLNSTSAEILSKLRLVPTRSMMGSPQSNLAGISGARQMHPGPAGLSIMGRTNAMQRPMGPPKMMAGMNLYMNQQQQQHQQPQQQQLQLQQQLQQQQQQETSSQLQAVVSPPQVGSPSMGVPQLNQQTHQQASPQQISQRTPMSPQISSGAIHAISAGNPEACPASPQLSSQTLGSVSSITNSPMDMQGVNKSNSVSNAQ
- the LOC108347422 gene encoding protein PHYTOCHROME-DEPENDENT LATE-FLOWERING isoform X1; its protein translation is MESKEHLMLCATLLVSLSLYFYIYICCVELKRFNSTQHSTFDSLSLLRCFCFWLISRVLLSLLFPSKLCSHSMGVSFKVSKTGTRFRPKSIPQPHEAASDNSKSQSGLVEAGEKIAQIPQSSSSETLSLAEREASFTLNLFADGYSIGKPSENDAANQTKYQDFPKLLHPYDRSSESLFLAIESGHLPGDILDDIPAKYLDGALICEVHDYRRCSFEKGSSVSAEGSPTVSKVCLKMSLENIVKDIPSITDKSWTYGDLMEVESKILKSLQPRLHLDPIPKLDRLCESPLPAKLNLPRKRLRNMPEFAVTSTNKIHGKKVCIDRVQEASISRLGDLGNTSSNAIVQQTHENPSMQNLTPNIAMALRPKNFIPDSSIPNFPMMSHQQRYAMAVGTTRSLQEQGPVPSINSSGASPSAQDVMISYADHANSSASLHGKRDQDGQASPLPNIAKRMRPTAAVVEAMQHQQIGSHVESLQGTDMNWQNTLQQQALARGIQYGSGGIQKFPQQVFEGGMNQEMGPVSFTSGQQGMRLVAKEEQFEIDKVDSAETNRNRSEIEIETNILDPQQLRLQQRLPQHAFMRPNFPQAAWNLGQHIEKDTKKDDQHQKRKSVQSPRLSTGALPHSPLSSKSGEFSNGAMGPSFGPSSMAAVGTVQKDKTAMVSVPTTVGTPSSDSTQRQQQQAQLAAKRKSNSLPKTPAMNGVGSPASVGTTSVPLNANSPSVVTSSLVDQGLQNMLERFSKIEMVTMRHQLNFKKNRVEDFQMKKQNAYVTTHIAPHIANSTNNEGVIDDSISLSKSLIGGSMNACKMRIITLCVPERVVQGNHVSLVPRLRTRMIIFEKSDGTVALYYGDVEDADYLAAEDYLLTLPNTHSADLLAQQFCSQMIREGYVKEDDRIQLKPNLVNLPSGNQSTAPNNVVVEMQQYGESVPGQSSNEIAKPVSGNNASINLSQNLVTNSRMLPPGNPQALQISQGLLSGVSMSSRPQQLDSQQTVQHQQQQMQQNQHTLIQQQNSQFQRSSMMLGTNQLSHLNPVGQNSNMPLGNHMLNKSSALQIQMYQQQQQQQPQMQRKMVGLGTNVGMGNLRNNLVGLAPMGNTMGMGGARGGIGGSGISAPMTSIAGMGNMGQNPMNLSQTSNITNSISQQFRSGSLNSTSAEILSKLRLVPTRSMMGSPQSNLAGISGARQMHPGPAGLSIMGRTNAMQRPMGPPKMMAGMNLYMNQQQQQHQQPQQQQLQLQQQLQQQQQQETSSQLQAVVSPPQVGSPSMGVPQLNQQTHQQASPQQISQRTPMSPQISSGAIHAISAGNPEACPASPQLSSQTLGSVSSITNSPMDMQGVNKSNSVSNAQ